A genomic stretch from Georgenia muralis includes:
- a CDS encoding ABC transporter permease yields the protein MSAARTPAGGRAGTMTGTRRLLVALAEQNRASIAPWVALITVLSASSVLVYPWIFPDAASRLELAATVGANPALGLIFGPARDLSTADGFNAWRALSLGGFFAALMAIFAVVRNSRALEDSGQAELVAAGVLGRGARLGAAVGLAALASVALGVVSALVTVLLGGSLVDSLTLSATFTASGLMFAGVAAVAAQLGSDARTASTLAVVALGSAFLLRGWVDAGGGAEWMRWLSPLGWMHEVRPAAGNHWLPLLAALGLSAVLVAVAVALQSRRDFGQGVVPVAPGPARGRAAATLTGFVLLLHRGPLASWAVAFVVVGAVFGTLATSVGELIAENPTVGVLIAAGGATEKSLVLQLVLTLLSLLGTLAAVLGVQVVMRLRTEEVAHRVEPVLGTAVPRSALLLRHALVALVAPAVAMLLGGAVLAWVAASQDASVGAGEVVAQSVATVPAAWVLVALALAAVGARPRMRMVGWAGVVASFALTILGPIFRLEDWVLGISPFWHVPDVNAAEPDLTGLVWLALVTAVLLVVAFVGFRHRDVD from the coding sequence GTGAGCGCCGCCCGCACCCCGGCGGGCGGTCGGGCCGGCACCATGACCGGGACCCGGCGTCTGCTCGTGGCCCTCGCCGAGCAAAACCGGGCGTCCATCGCGCCGTGGGTCGCCCTCATCACGGTGCTGTCCGCGTCGTCGGTGCTCGTGTACCCGTGGATCTTCCCCGACGCCGCCAGCCGCCTCGAGCTGGCCGCGACCGTGGGCGCGAACCCGGCCCTCGGCCTCATCTTCGGCCCGGCGCGGGACCTCTCCACCGCCGACGGGTTCAACGCCTGGCGCGCGCTGAGCCTGGGCGGGTTCTTCGCCGCGCTCATGGCGATCTTCGCGGTGGTGCGCAACAGCCGCGCCCTGGAGGACTCCGGGCAGGCCGAGCTCGTCGCCGCCGGCGTCCTCGGCCGCGGTGCCCGGCTCGGCGCGGCCGTCGGTCTGGCGGCCCTGGCCTCGGTGGCGCTCGGCGTCGTCTCGGCGCTCGTCACGGTCCTGCTCGGCGGCTCACTGGTGGACTCGCTGACCCTCTCGGCCACCTTCACCGCCTCGGGGCTGATGTTCGCCGGGGTCGCGGCGGTGGCGGCGCAGCTCGGCTCGGACGCCCGGACGGCGAGCACCCTCGCCGTCGTCGCGCTGGGGTCGGCGTTCCTCCTGCGCGGCTGGGTCGACGCCGGGGGCGGGGCGGAGTGGATGCGGTGGCTCAGTCCGCTCGGCTGGATGCACGAGGTCCGCCCCGCGGCCGGGAACCACTGGCTGCCGCTGCTCGCGGCCCTGGGCCTGAGCGCGGTGCTGGTCGCCGTCGCTGTCGCCCTGCAGTCCAGGCGCGACTTCGGCCAGGGCGTCGTGCCCGTCGCACCCGGGCCTGCGCGGGGCCGGGCCGCAGCCACCCTCACCGGCTTCGTGCTCCTGCTGCACCGCGGCCCCCTGGCGTCCTGGGCGGTGGCCTTCGTCGTCGTCGGCGCGGTGTTCGGCACGCTCGCGACGTCGGTGGGCGAGCTGATCGCGGAGAACCCCACCGTCGGTGTGCTCATCGCCGCCGGTGGCGCGACGGAGAAGAGCCTCGTCCTCCAGCTGGTCCTGACCCTGCTCAGCCTGCTGGGCACCCTCGCCGCGGTCCTCGGCGTCCAGGTGGTCATGCGTCTGCGGACCGAGGAGGTCGCGCACCGGGTCGAGCCGGTCCTGGGCACGGCTGTGCCCCGCTCGGCCCTCCTCCTGCGCCACGCGCTCGTCGCGCTCGTCGCCCCCGCGGTGGCGATGCTCCTCGGCGGTGCGGTCCTGGCGTGGGTCGCCGCCTCGCAGGACGCCTCGGTCGGCGCCGGCGAGGTGGTGGCGCAGTCGGTCGCCACGGTGCCGGCGGCATGGGTGCTGGTCGCGCTCGCGCTCGCCGCCGTCGGGGCCCGGCCCCGGATGCGCATGGTGGGGTGGGCCGGGGTCGTGGCGAGCTTCGCCCTGACGATCCTCGGCCCCATCTTCCGCCTCGAGGACTGGGTGCTCGGCATCAGCCCTTTCTGGCACGTGCCCGACGTCAACGCGGCTGAGCCGGACCTGACCGGACTCGTGTGGCTGGCGCTGGTCACCGCGGTGCTGCTCGTCGTGGCGTTCGTGGGCTTCCGCCACCGCGACGTCGACTAG
- a CDS encoding Mut7-C RNAse domain-containing protein has protein sequence MSAGPPRLRVDPSLRRYLAPRVRDSDVPLEVGVPLRHLVPAAGLPLTEVGALRVAGEEVGVDVRPRPGDVVVVEPVLRPQPVAAWRFLLDVHLGTLARRMRLLGIDVDYSNSADDDELAARALTETRVLLTQDRGLLRRRLLAPDGGATPAPEAGTSSATAGAWSGYPARAADVLGRTAAEQLADVLDRFAPPLAPLTLCARCGGPLVPATKAEVADRILPGTARTYEEFVRCARCGKPFWRGAHVDRLEELVREAGR, from the coding sequence ATGAGCGCCGGCCCGCCACGGCTCCGGGTCGACCCGTCGCTGCGCCGCTACCTGGCCCCGCGGGTCCGGGACAGCGACGTGCCGCTCGAGGTCGGCGTGCCGCTGCGCCACCTCGTCCCGGCGGCCGGGCTGCCGCTGACCGAGGTCGGCGCGCTGCGGGTCGCGGGCGAGGAGGTGGGGGTGGACGTGCGGCCCCGGCCGGGCGACGTCGTCGTGGTCGAGCCGGTCCTGCGTCCGCAGCCGGTGGCGGCCTGGCGCTTCCTCCTCGACGTCCATCTCGGCACGCTCGCCCGCCGGATGCGCCTGCTGGGGATCGACGTGGACTACTCCAACTCCGCCGACGACGACGAGCTGGCGGCACGTGCCCTCACGGAGACGCGGGTGCTGCTCACGCAGGACCGCGGGCTGCTCCGACGTCGGCTGCTCGCCCCCGACGGCGGCGCGACCCCCGCGCCGGAGGCGGGCACATCCTCAGCCACCGCTGGCGCCTGGTCCGGGTACCCGGCCCGGGCGGCCGACGTGCTCGGCCGGACGGCGGCGGAGCAGCTCGCGGACGTCCTGGACCGCTTCGCACCGCCGCTCGCGCCGCTCACGCTCTGCGCACGCTGTGGCGGTCCGCTCGTCCCCGCGACCAAGGCCGAGGTGGCCGACCGGATCCTGCCCGGCACCGCGCGCACGTACGAGGAGTTCGTCCGCTGCGCACGGTGCGGGAAGCCGTTCTGGCGCGGCGCCCATGTGGACCGGCTCGAGGAGCTGGTCCGGGAGGCCGGTCGTTAG
- a CDS encoding MFS transporter, with the protein MTDTRTPAALPREIWVLVAAAFVIAMGYGLVAPVLPQFARSFDVGVTAASVVVSVFALFRLVFAPASGRLVTRLGERAVYITGLLIVALSTGVTAFAQSYGQLLVFRGLGGIGSTMFTVSAMGLIVRLAPPAARGRASAAYGTAFLLGNIGGPLLGGLLAEAGLRVPFLVYAAALVVAAGVVAVLLRPEALRPPPGTVPRPPMTLREGWGHPAYRASLASGFANGWSNFGVRVAIVPLFAVAALGAAPWAAGAALAAFAVGNAAALGTAGRLADSRGRKPLVILGLVVSGALTAVLGLTGDVVSLLAVSALAGVGTGMLNPAQQATVADVVGQERSGGPVLAAFQMATDAGQILGPVLAGLLVDHVGYGAAFALSGGISLVAALLWLPAPETRREPAAS; encoded by the coding sequence ATGACCGATACCCGCACGCCCGCCGCGCTCCCCCGCGAGATCTGGGTGCTCGTCGCCGCCGCGTTCGTCATCGCCATGGGCTACGGCCTCGTCGCCCCGGTGCTCCCGCAGTTCGCGCGGAGCTTCGACGTCGGCGTGACGGCCGCCTCGGTGGTGGTGAGCGTGTTCGCGTTGTTCCGGCTCGTCTTCGCACCGGCCAGCGGCCGCCTCGTCACCCGCCTGGGTGAGCGCGCGGTGTACATCACCGGCCTGCTCATCGTGGCGCTGTCGACCGGCGTCACGGCGTTCGCGCAGTCCTACGGCCAGCTCCTCGTCTTCCGCGGCCTGGGCGGCATCGGCTCGACGATGTTCACCGTCTCGGCGATGGGTCTCATCGTCCGGCTCGCCCCTCCCGCCGCGCGGGGGCGCGCCTCGGCCGCCTACGGCACCGCCTTCCTTCTGGGCAACATCGGCGGCCCGCTGCTCGGCGGTCTGCTCGCCGAGGCCGGGTTGCGCGTGCCCTTCCTCGTCTACGCCGCCGCGCTGGTGGTCGCCGCCGGGGTCGTGGCGGTCCTGCTCCGTCCGGAGGCGCTCCGCCCGCCGCCCGGCACGGTCCCACGGCCACCGATGACCCTCCGGGAGGGGTGGGGCCATCCCGCCTACCGGGCCTCGCTCGCCTCGGGCTTCGCCAACGGTTGGTCGAACTTCGGCGTCCGGGTGGCGATCGTCCCGCTGTTCGCCGTGGCGGCGCTCGGTGCGGCGCCGTGGGCGGCGGGCGCGGCGCTGGCCGCGTTCGCCGTCGGCAACGCCGCGGCGCTCGGCACGGCCGGGCGGCTGGCGGACAGCCGGGGCCGCAAGCCCCTGGTCATCCTGGGCCTCGTCGTCAGCGGGGCGCTGACCGCGGTCCTCGGGCTCACCGGCGACGTCGTCTCCCTCCTTGCCGTCTCGGCCCTCGCCGGCGTCGGCACAGGCATGCTCAACCCCGCCCAGCAGGCCACCGTGGCCGACGTCGTCGGGCAGGAACGCTCCGGCGGCCCGGTGCTGGCCGCGTTCCAGATGGCCACCGACGCGGGGCAGATCCTCGGGCCGGTCCTGGCGGGCCTGCTCGTGGACCACGTGGGCTACGGCGCGGCGTTCGCCCTGTCCGGCGGGATCTCGCTGGTGGCAGCGCTGCTGTGGCTGCCGGCGCCGGAGACCCGCCGCGAGCCCGCGGCGTCCTGA
- a CDS encoding DUF4870 domain-containing protein — MTTNPNDPERTTSEHDEGSDSARTTPLPQEGADATSPVPQDTTAPLRSEPPSPAAAAAGAQGEAWGAAPDPAAEEDDRQPHQDDGQPHQHGTSQSGYPGYGQTGSGQVGPDYGPTGTQTGYGQSGQGYGPQPGQYGQSGYGQPGYDQPGPGQYGQPGPGQYGQPGPGQYGQPGPGQYGQPGPGQYGQPGYGQQQPYAPTIMSDADQRLWATLAHISGLFSFLGPLIIWLVLKDRGAFVEDQSKEALNFQITLAILGVAMTIITVVTLGIGAFLYLYYIAAVVFMILAAVAANRGERYRYPLTIRLVS; from the coding sequence ATGACGACCAACCCCAACGACCCGGAGCGCACGACGTCCGAGCACGACGAGGGCTCCGACAGCGCGCGGACGACGCCGCTACCTCAGGAGGGTGCGGACGCGACCAGCCCGGTCCCGCAGGACACGACCGCGCCGCTGCGTTCCGAGCCCCCCTCGCCGGCTGCGGCCGCCGCCGGCGCGCAGGGCGAGGCGTGGGGCGCCGCGCCCGACCCCGCCGCAGAAGAGGACGACCGCCAGCCCCACCAGGACGACGGCCAACCGCACCAGCACGGAACGAGCCAGTCGGGATACCCGGGATACGGCCAGACCGGCTCCGGCCAGGTCGGCCCCGACTACGGGCCGACCGGCACACAGACCGGCTACGGCCAGAGCGGCCAGGGCTACGGGCCCCAGCCGGGGCAGTACGGCCAGTCTGGGTACGGGCAGCCGGGGTACGACCAGCCCGGACCTGGACAGTACGGCCAGCCCGGCCCGGGACAGTACGGCCAGCCCGGCCCGGGACAGTACGGCCAGCCCGGCCCGGGACAGTACGGCCAGCCCGGCCCGGGACAGTACGGGCAGCCCGGCTACGGCCAGCAGCAGCCCTACGCGCCGACCATCATGAGTGACGCCGACCAGCGGCTCTGGGCGACCCTCGCCCACATCAGCGGCCTGTTCTCGTTCCTCGGCCCGCTCATCATCTGGCTCGTGCTCAAGGACCGCGGCGCCTTCGTCGAGGACCAGTCCAAGGAGGCGCTGAACTTCCAGATCACCCTGGCGATCCTCGGAGTCGCGATGACGATCATCACGGTGGTGACCCTGGGCATCGGGGCCTTCCTCTACCTGTACTACATCGCCGCCGTCGTCTTCATGATCCTGGCGGCCGTGGCCGCGAACCGTGGCGAGCGCTACCGGTACCCGCTCACCATCCGCCTCGTGAGCTGA
- a CDS encoding bifunctional proline dehydrogenase/L-glutamate gamma-semialdehyde dehydrogenase: MTARTAPTVPADVSALVEDAVALADRWLAATEAGQSAAERATSEQLAGLVGDAEGLDLAVRFVDRVARPEDARVAAKELSTISSAAAAGFLSTTDRALLGVGARVARLAPGVVVPLARRRLRQLVGHLVVDAHDPALAEHLARARSEDFRLNINLLGEAVLGEGEAAGRAERTRALLGREDVDYVSIKVSSLVSQISTWDTEGTVARVIERLRPIYRAAVARSPHAFVNMDMEEYRDLDLTIEVFTALLSEAEFHDLEAGIVLQAYLPDSAAALERLVEFARGRVAAGRAPIKIRLVKGANLSMEQVEAELHGWAQAPYTSKAEVDANYLRLVERVLRPDLAGVVRVGVASHNLYDVALAHLLAQTRGVSAALDVEMLQGMAPSQARAVRDTVGTVILYTPVVAPEDFDVAVSYLIRRLEENAQSQNFLHGLFAGEPGAMADQERRFRDSVGDLAAGPTEPRRTAHRPPAGPRFTNTTDSDPALPETRAWAADAVATTPPALTSRMLGSAAEVDDVVATGRDAQPVWAARPGRERAAVLRRAADELEARRGALVTVMAAEGGKTVAEADPEVSEAIDFARYYADRAEELDGRGLLTDGAVFTPPVLTLVTPPWNFPVAIPTGGVLAALAAGSAVVIKPAHPVPGCTETAMAALHAAGVPGDVLQVVRTDEREVGRALVSHEGVDTVILTGAAETAEMFASWRTGRPGGPRVLGETSGKNSLVITPAADYDLAVADLVRSAFGHAGQKCSAASLVILVGSAGRSERLHRQLVDAVTSLRVGWPTDLGTTMGPVIEPPTGKLHRAQTTLDAGESWLVEPRSLDDTGRLWSPGLKDGVAAGSFFHQTECFGPVLGIMRVETLAEAVELQNATAYGLTGGLHSLDETEIEYWLDHVEVGNAYVNRHITGAIVQRQPFGGWKASAMGPGAKAGGPNYVAELGTWAPDGVPTRQAEPPAHVRRALSDYTGLVISQADRSWLRAAVASDAAAWQAELGRAADPTGLSVEENVLRYRPAPLTVRTVPGAAVVELVRVLLAAELAGTPVRVSLDPATSAALKDLDGAGEGARAGLRRLAEHVDRAETPDELVARVRRDGLERVRVIGGGPEASALVDALWTPDVTVLHGPVLATGRRELLGVLREQAVSRTLHRFGHLPAHR; the protein is encoded by the coding sequence ATGACCGCACGCACCGCCCCCACCGTCCCCGCGGACGTCAGTGCCCTGGTGGAGGACGCGGTCGCGCTCGCCGACCGGTGGCTCGCCGCCACCGAGGCCGGGCAGTCGGCCGCGGAGCGCGCCACGAGCGAGCAGCTCGCCGGCCTCGTCGGCGACGCCGAGGGCCTCGACCTCGCGGTGCGCTTCGTCGACCGGGTCGCCCGGCCCGAGGACGCCCGTGTCGCGGCCAAAGAGCTCTCGACCATCTCCTCCGCCGCGGCCGCGGGCTTCCTCTCCACCACCGACCGGGCCCTGCTCGGGGTCGGCGCCCGGGTGGCCCGGCTCGCCCCGGGTGTCGTCGTCCCGCTCGCGCGGCGGCGCCTGCGCCAGCTGGTCGGCCACCTCGTCGTCGACGCCCACGACCCCGCTCTCGCCGAGCACCTCGCCCGCGCCCGCAGCGAGGACTTCCGGCTCAACATCAACCTCCTCGGCGAGGCGGTCCTCGGTGAGGGCGAGGCGGCCGGCCGCGCCGAGCGCACCCGTGCGCTCCTCGGTCGCGAGGACGTCGACTACGTCTCGATCAAGGTCTCCTCGCTCGTCTCCCAGATCTCGACCTGGGACACCGAGGGCACGGTCGCCCGGGTCATCGAGCGCCTCCGGCCCATCTACCGCGCCGCCGTCGCCCGCTCGCCGCACGCCTTCGTCAACATGGACATGGAGGAGTACCGCGACCTCGACCTCACCATCGAGGTCTTCACGGCGCTGCTGTCCGAGGCCGAGTTCCACGACCTCGAGGCCGGCATCGTGCTCCAGGCCTACCTGCCGGACTCCGCCGCGGCGCTCGAGCGGCTCGTCGAGTTCGCCCGCGGCAGGGTCGCCGCCGGCCGGGCACCGATCAAGATCCGCCTCGTCAAGGGCGCGAACCTGTCCATGGAGCAGGTGGAGGCCGAGCTGCACGGCTGGGCCCAGGCCCCCTACACCTCCAAGGCCGAGGTGGACGCGAACTACCTGCGCCTGGTCGAGCGGGTGCTGCGCCCGGACCTCGCCGGCGTGGTCCGGGTGGGCGTGGCCTCGCACAACCTCTACGACGTCGCCCTCGCCCACCTCCTCGCGCAGACGCGCGGCGTGAGCGCGGCGCTCGACGTCGAGATGCTCCAGGGCATGGCGCCCTCGCAGGCCCGCGCGGTGCGCGACACGGTCGGCACCGTCATCCTCTACACCCCGGTGGTCGCGCCCGAGGACTTCGACGTCGCCGTCTCCTACCTCATCCGGCGCCTGGAGGAGAACGCGCAGTCGCAGAACTTCCTCCACGGGCTCTTCGCCGGCGAGCCCGGTGCCATGGCCGACCAGGAGCGGCGCTTCCGCGACTCCGTCGGCGACCTCGCCGCCGGCCCGACCGAGCCGCGCCGCACCGCCCACCGGCCCCCGGCCGGGCCGCGGTTCACCAACACCACCGACTCCGACCCCGCGCTGCCCGAGACCCGGGCCTGGGCGGCCGACGCCGTCGCCACCACCCCGCCGGCCCTGACCTCCCGCATGCTGGGCTCCGCCGCCGAGGTCGACGACGTCGTCGCGACCGGCCGCGACGCCCAGCCCGTCTGGGCCGCCCGGCCGGGCCGGGAGCGGGCCGCGGTCCTGCGTCGCGCCGCCGACGAGCTCGAGGCCCGCCGGGGCGCCCTCGTCACGGTGATGGCTGCGGAGGGCGGCAAGACCGTCGCCGAGGCCGACCCCGAGGTCTCCGAGGCGATCGACTTCGCGCGGTACTACGCCGACCGCGCCGAGGAGCTGGACGGGCGGGGGCTGCTCACCGACGGCGCCGTCTTCACCCCGCCGGTGCTCACCCTGGTCACCCCGCCGTGGAACTTCCCCGTCGCCATCCCCACCGGCGGCGTGCTCGCCGCGCTGGCCGCCGGCTCCGCCGTCGTCATCAAGCCCGCCCACCCGGTGCCCGGGTGCACCGAGACGGCCATGGCCGCGCTCCACGCGGCCGGGGTCCCGGGGGACGTCCTCCAGGTGGTCCGGACCGACGAGCGCGAGGTCGGGCGGGCCCTGGTCTCCCACGAGGGCGTCGACACCGTCATCCTCACCGGCGCCGCGGAGACGGCCGAGATGTTCGCCTCCTGGCGCACCGGCCGGCCCGGCGGGCCGCGCGTGCTCGGCGAGACCTCCGGCAAGAACTCCCTCGTCATCACCCCCGCCGCCGACTACGACCTCGCCGTCGCCGACCTCGTCCGCAGCGCGTTCGGGCACGCGGGGCAGAAGTGCTCCGCGGCCTCGCTCGTCATCCTCGTCGGCTCGGCGGGTCGCTCGGAGCGGCTGCACCGCCAGCTCGTCGACGCCGTCACGTCCCTGCGGGTCGGGTGGCCCACCGATCTCGGCACCACGATGGGACCGGTCATCGAGCCGCCCACCGGCAAGCTCCACCGCGCCCAGACCACCCTCGACGCCGGCGAGAGCTGGCTGGTCGAGCCGCGCAGCCTCGACGACACCGGACGGCTGTGGTCCCCCGGCCTCAAGGACGGCGTCGCCGCCGGCTCCTTCTTCCACCAGACCGAGTGCTTCGGGCCGGTGCTGGGCATCATGCGGGTCGAGACCCTGGCCGAGGCCGTCGAGCTCCAGAACGCCACCGCCTACGGCCTCACCGGCGGGCTGCACTCCCTCGACGAGACCGAGATCGAGTACTGGCTCGACCACGTCGAGGTCGGCAACGCCTACGTCAACCGCCACATCACCGGCGCCATCGTCCAGCGCCAGCCCTTCGGCGGGTGGAAGGCCTCGGCCATGGGACCCGGCGCCAAGGCCGGTGGGCCCAACTACGTGGCCGAGCTGGGCACCTGGGCCCCCGACGGCGTCCCCACCCGCCAGGCCGAGCCGCCCGCCCACGTGCGCCGCGCCCTCTCGGACTACACCGGGCTCGTCATCTCCCAGGCCGACCGGTCCTGGCTGCGCGCCGCCGTCGCCTCCGACGCCGCCGCGTGGCAGGCCGAGCTCGGGCGCGCCGCCGACCCCACGGGGCTGTCCGTGGAGGAGAACGTCCTGCGCTACCGGCCCGCCCCGCTGACGGTGCGGACCGTCCCCGGTGCCGCCGTCGTCGAGCTCGTGCGGGTTCTCCTCGCCGCCGAGCTGGCCGGAACCCCGGTGCGGGTGAGCCTCGACCCCGCCACGAGCGCGGCCCTGAAGGACCTCGACGGCGCGGGGGAGGGGGCCAGGGCAGGCCTGCGGCGCCTCGCCGAGCACGTCGACCGCGCCGAGACCCCGGACGAGCTCGTGGCACGGGTGCGGCGCGACGGGCTGGAGCGGGTGCGCGTGATCGGCGGCGGACCCGAGGCGTCGGCGCTCGTCGACGCCCTGTGGACCCCGGACGTGACGGTCCTGCACGGGCCGGTCCTGGCCACCGGGCGACGCGAGCTCCTCGGGGTGCTGCGCGAGCAGGCCGTCTCCCGCACGCTCCACCGCTTCGGCCACCTCCCGGCGCACCGGTGA
- a CDS encoding GntR family transcriptional regulator translates to MLNRSSLKDQALEVIRQDLVSGEIRPGEIHSAASMAARLGTSSGPVREAMLTLVEQGIMEVVPNRGFRVTDLSDHDLDEVHELRMMLEVPAMGRLAELGLGAHAGAVRTAARRCEEAARRQDLSEFLVTDREFHLGLLELLGNGRLVKFVGQLRDQTRLYGLQVLAREGRLQESAAEHVELLAAIDDGDADRTALVMARHLAHARSDWGPGPATALAPS, encoded by the coding sequence GTGCTGAACCGCTCCAGCCTCAAGGACCAGGCGCTCGAGGTCATCCGCCAGGACCTCGTCTCCGGGGAGATCAGGCCCGGCGAGATCCACTCCGCCGCGTCGATGGCCGCGCGCCTGGGCACCTCGTCCGGCCCGGTGCGCGAGGCCATGCTCACCCTCGTCGAGCAGGGCATCATGGAGGTCGTCCCCAACCGGGGCTTCCGGGTGACCGACCTCTCGGACCACGACCTCGACGAGGTCCACGAGCTCCGCATGATGCTCGAGGTGCCGGCCATGGGCCGTCTCGCCGAGCTCGGGCTGGGCGCCCACGCCGGCGCCGTCCGCACGGCGGCCCGGCGCTGCGAGGAGGCCGCGCGCCGCCAGGACCTCAGCGAGTTCCTCGTCACCGACCGCGAGTTCCACCTCGGGCTGCTGGAGCTCCTCGGCAACGGGCGGCTCGTGAAGTTCGTCGGTCAGCTGCGCGACCAGACCCGCCTCTACGGCCTGCAGGTGCTCGCCCGCGAGGGCCGGCTCCAGGAGTCGGCCGCGGAGCACGTCGAGCTCCTCGCGGCCATCGACGACGGCGACGCCGACCGGACCGCCCTGGTCATGGCCCGTCACCTCGCCCACGCCCGCAGCGACTGGGGGCCCGGGCCGGCGACGGCGCTCGCCCCGTCCTGA
- a CDS encoding sulfite exporter TauE/SafE family protein, protein MSGAEFAIVAVTITLAAGLQSSIGFGLGLFAAPVIALVDPTLLPGAVVILGTSVALMVAVRERASIDFRGAGWAMVGRVPGTAVGAALVATLPTRGLSLALAASVLAGVGLSIAGWRPEPRRRAVVAAGLASGVMGTATAIGGPPMALVWQGSSGPRMRGTMSAYFIAGSVFSLVALLAVGALEARTVTIAVALLPALVLGFVLSRLVRPWLDANRLRTAALAVSAAGAVLVVVAG, encoded by the coding sequence ATGAGCGGTGCGGAGTTCGCGATCGTCGCGGTGACGATCACCCTCGCCGCCGGCCTCCAGTCGTCCATCGGGTTCGGCCTCGGCCTGTTCGCCGCACCCGTCATCGCGCTCGTCGACCCCACGCTCCTGCCCGGCGCCGTCGTCATCCTCGGCACGTCGGTCGCGCTCATGGTGGCCGTCCGCGAGCGCGCCAGCATCGACTTCCGCGGCGCCGGGTGGGCGATGGTCGGACGTGTGCCGGGGACCGCCGTCGGCGCCGCCCTCGTCGCCACCCTGCCCACACGCGGGCTCAGCCTGGCCCTCGCCGCCTCGGTGCTCGCCGGTGTGGGCCTGAGCATCGCCGGGTGGCGGCCGGAGCCCCGGCGACGAGCGGTCGTCGCCGCGGGGCTCGCCTCCGGCGTCATGGGGACGGCGACGGCGATCGGCGGCCCACCCATGGCGCTGGTCTGGCAGGGCTCGTCGGGCCCGCGCATGCGCGGGACGATGAGCGCCTACTTCATCGCCGGCTCCGTGTTCTCGCTGGTGGCGCTCCTCGCGGTCGGCGCGCTCGAGGCCCGGACGGTGACGATCGCCGTGGCGCTCCTGCCCGCCCTCGTCCTCGGCTTCGTCCTGTCGCGGCTCGTGCGCCCCTGGCTCGACGCGAACCGGCTGCGCACCGCGGCGCTGGCCGTCTCGGCGGCGGGTGCGGTGCTCGTCGTCGTCGCGGGCTGA